The Apium graveolens cultivar Ventura chromosome 6, ASM990537v1, whole genome shotgun sequence genome contains a region encoding:
- the LOC141666564 gene encoding josephin-like protein — protein sequence MDENIQQQQKQLQLYHEKQKLQFCLLHSLNNLFQEKNAFTRADLDAIAEKLVLDDPTKEKWTPFSLIFKPHHNAFTGNYDINVLIAALEGKGKKVVWHDRRNGAASLDLDGSERKLMGIVLNVPESKYGGLWRSRHWVALRRIKGAWFNLDSDFSVPYTFKDTEEVREFLDSAISGGAEILLVMNE from the exons ATGGATGAAAACATACAGCAACAGCAGAAGCAATTGCAATTGTATCATGAGAAACAAAAACTACAGTTCTGTCTCTTACACTCCCTTAACAATCTTTTCCAG GAAAAGAATGCATTTACTCGAGCTGATTTGGATGCTATTGCTGAAAAATTAGTTCTTGATGATCCAACTAAAGAAAAGTGGACACCTTTTTCTCTTATTTTCAAGCCTCACCATAATGCATTCACGGGGAATTATGATATAAATGTGTTGATTGCGGCACTTGAAGGAAAGGGAAAGAAGGTTGTCTGGCATGATCGGAGAAATGGAGCGGCTTCTCTTGATCTTGATGGATCGGAACGCAAATTAATGGGTATTGTGCTCAATGTACCCGAAAGTAAGTATGGTGGGCTTTGGAGAAGTAGGCATTGGGTTGCTTTGAGAAGGATTAAGGGGGCTTGGTTTAATTTGGATAGTGATTTTTCTGTTCCTTATACTTTCAAAGATACTGAGGAAGTTAGGGAATTCTTAGATAGTGCCATCTCTGGCGGTGCTGAGATACTGCTTGTAATGAATGAGTAA